Below is a genomic region from Methanosphaera sp. ISO3-F5.
GTATGAGCAACAAATATGTAAACATTTACATCATCAGGTACTTCATATTCCCTTATTTCATGCACAATAACAGACGGAATAACAGTCACAGCAATATTTTTAAAACCTCGTTCTACTGCCATTTTTAATCCTTTAATTTGATTTAACTCTGCAGTTTCAGGGTTTAAAACATTTTCACTACCTAAACCTTCAATTATCTCAGGTATCGGTGTTGTACTTACAAGTCCAGATACTCTTCCACCGACTCCCTGCACAATATCCGGATCAGTCATCAGTACTGTTCCTGCACCATCACATGCTCCAACAACACAATCAATATTTCCTATTTCAACATTACTTCTAAGTATTTCCGATATTCCTACAGATAACATGTCATCCATTTTAAGGATTCTGTCCTTTGTACACATACCAAAGTCATCTATCCTGTATTGTATGTTTTTTCTTATGTCTTCCCGGGTTATTTGTTTAATATTATGATATTTCCCAAATATTGGACAGTAATCTATAACTGGTTCACTTACACTTGTTATTTCACCATTTTCTATAATTACTTCTGCTTTACCTAATGCTTCTATTACATGTTTATCTTTCACCATATCATATCCCCAATACTCTGTGATTATTTAAAAATATTAAAATGATTAAATAAATAAGTTTTCAATAAAAAAGATAAAAATTATAAAAAAATAGTAGTTTAGAACCCTGGTTTAAAACCAAATACTTTTTGAGCTAGCCTAAATGCTATTTTATTAACAAATAATGTTACTATAAAGTATGCTACAACCCATCTTAAAGGCCAGTACAAGAAACATATTTCTAAAGGCATACCACTAGGAACAGCAAATATTATAGGCATAATAATACTCATCATAAAACTTATGAAAAAAGCTATAGGATTCCAAAATAATTGTTTATAATTCACCATTTCACCCCTACATTCTCATAATTATATATATTCAATCAATTATATCAATATTACTATTAATAATCCCATTAATGTAAACCTATTTAAACATTATCCTAAATAACTATTACTAGGAGTTCATCATATGAATACTAAAAAATTAACACTTAATATTTTAGATTTTACAAGAGAATTAAATTTTTTTAAATATTATTACAAGTACCTATTATCATATTGCATAGACAATAAATTACACTATGATGGAAAATTAGCTGTTGAAATTATTAAATTTAATGAAGAAATTGACAGATTACTAGAAAATCCCGATAAAATATTGACTGTTGATGATATTAAATTCATTATACGTATAGCTGAAGGAAGAGTTTTTAAACAATTAAACGAATTATCAATAGAATATAATCGTCAGAACACACATGACATCCTAAAAGTTCCACGATATAAAATGTTCCATGTTCTTGAACATCACGGTTACTAAAAATAATTAAAAAAAAATATTATTACTTAGTAAATACAAAAATAAATATAGGATTATATTAGAGGTTTAATACAATGAGTGAAAATTTATCATTTACACAAGAATTAAGAAAACTAGGATTAATTGCAGATGCTAACAATAACAACACAACAAGTAACAATGCTGATAAAGTTACTGAAAAGACAAGTGCTTCAAAAATTGAAAATAAAACAACTGCACCTCTTAAAGATAATAAAAGTACAGAAGAGAAAGTTGAAAAAAGAAGTTTTGATTTTAACGATTCCATAATGTATATTGGAAAAAAACCTACCATGAATTATGTTTTATCTATTAACACAAGAATGCTTGAAGGTTTAGATAAAGTTACTGTTAAATCAAGAGGAAAAAACATCAGTAAAGCTGTGGATGTAGCAGAAATTGTTACAAACAGATTCATTACAGATGCAAATGATGATGATGTGAAACTTTCTACTGAAGAAATATTCCGTGAAGACGGAACTAGTACCAATGTATCAACCATAGAAATAGTTATACAAAGAAATTAAATGGAAATTTCTTCTAAATCATAGGGAACATACAAATTTCCCTTGAAAATCTTTTTACCTTCAGAAAGATATAATTCTTTCCTATTTTTAATATTTTTATCTTCAGTATGATATAATACCAGATTTTTTATCCCTAATTCTTCTGCTACTCTACATGCATCAGCAACTGTTGAATGATTTTTCTCGTATGCTTTAAACAATTTTTCTTCTGATTTTAGACAAAAAGCTTCATGAATTAACCAGTCACTATTTTTAACATGTTTTTCATTAATTTTATTGTATGGTTCATCGCCACAACAAGTTAAATTCTTGTTTTCTTCATAATTAATCTTAAATCCATACTGTTTTGCTTTATTTGAACATACATCAAAAAATGTTACTTCTTTATTAAATATATTTCTTGATTCGCCATCTTTCACTTCTATTAAAAATAATGATTTATTCAATAATTGAAGGTCTTTTTTTTCCAGGAACTTTTCTATGAAGTCTCTTATTAGGAATATGACTTCATTGTGAGAATAGATATTTAAAGTTCCTTCGTGTTCGTTACGATTAGTATGCTGACAGAACATTCTAACTATCCACAATACCCCTATAAGATGATCCATGTGTTTATGTGTAACTATAATATTTTGTATCTGTTTCCAATTGATTCCTACCTTATCCAATTGATTAAATATGCCACTTCCTCCCCCACCATCTACTAGAATGAGGTTATTATCATCCTTCAGTAAAAAACAGCTATTATAACAATTTAATACTGAAGCATTCCCTGTTCCCAACATTATTAATTCCATTCATTTGTCCTCCCTTAGTAGAGTTTATCTAAGAAATAACTAATATAATTAACAATTAATTTATACCAATAATATCAATATATTTATTAAGAGAAAAAAACTGCTGAGAAAAAAAATATGGAGGAAATATATGGATGAAAATAATTCAACTCAAAGATTAACAAGTGATAAACATAACATAATATATTTCACCAATAATGAAAATGTTAAAGAAGAACAAGAAGGTGTACAAACATCTCCTAAGAAAATAGAAGCAACTCGATATATTGCTCCTGTAATTATCTCAATTCTTATCTATTCAATATGTGCATGGGCTACTAAGGCAGGTTTTGTTGAAATACTTGATTTAGAACTTCCTTTTCTAATCATTCTTACATTGATACTTACTGAATCCGTTATTCAAGGTTTTGCTAAGTATTCATACCCTCTTTATGTTTTAGCAGGGATTATAGTTTATTCTGTTAGTAAGAATTATGCATTATTTATTATAATAGCATTAACTGGTGTTCTAGTATCAAGATGTTTAGAAGAGATTTATTATAACAGGTATGATTATCCAAACATGAATGATGATGACTTTAATATAAAGTCTTTTGTTTCTAGGATAAAATATCATATTCTTCTTTCATTACTGTTATTTGTAATATTTCTGATTTTAGGATACTTTTATCCGGGAGTATTTCAGCCTTTAGTAATGCCTTCTGTTGAAAACTTACATAATGGTGTTCAAGAAGGAACAGTGAAATTGGAAACAATCCCCTTATTTATCAATAATTTCTCTGTTGCAGCGAATATGATTTTAAGCGGATTTTATCTTAGTACATATACAGTGTACCTGTTAGTGTTTAATGCATTGTTTATAGGTTTTTCAGGGGCTATTACAAATATTAAATATTTCTTAGCATTTACTTTACCTCATGGAATAATTGAGTTATTTGCAATAATATTATCTTGTGCAGCTGGTTTAAGAATTACTCATGCACTTCTTGTGTTGTTAAATGGAATTAAATTAAATATGGAGAATAAGTCAGAAATTTTTGCTGATGCTTGTAATAATTTTGTTAAAATGTTTATAGATGTGGCCATACTGATTATATTAATTGTGATTATGTTATTAGTTGCTGCATTTATTGAAGCAAATTTAACTATAACTATTGGAACATTTTTATATAATTTTTAGGAGTTTGATTTTATGGAATTAATAGATATTGGTCTTAATTTGATGCATAAATCTTATGATAAAGATAGGTTAGATGTTTTAAGAGAAGCTAGAAAAGTTGGTGTGACTAAATCAATTATTACTGGAAGTAGTATAAGGTCCAGTATTAGTGCTGTTGAATATGCTAGAGGCAATTCCTGTGTTTATGCTACTTGTGGTGTTCATCCTCATGATGCTAAAACTTGTGATGAAAATACTATTGATACTTTAAGAAAACTTGCTGAAGAGGATTGTGTGGTTGCTATTGGTGAGTGTGGATTAGATTATAATAGAAACTTTTCGCCACAACCTGTTCAGAGAAAATGGTTTGAAAAGCAGATTGAGTTAGCAGAAGAATTAGATATGCCCTTGTTTCTCCATGATCGTGAGTCTTATGATGATTTTGCTAAGATTATGCGTAAACATTCTAAAGTTGCTTCTAGAAGTGTTGTTCACTGTTTTACAGGTACTAAGTATGAAGCTGAGGATTACCTGGACTTGGGTTGTTATATTGGAGTTACGGGATGGATTTGTGATGAACGAAGGAATGATGAATTATTGAAGGCTATTAAGGTTATTCCTCCTGAACGGTTGATGATTGAAACTGATGGTCCATTTTTGTTACCTCGTGATTTATCTCCGAAACCTAAGAAAAATAGGAATGATCCTAAATATTTACCACATATTTTAAAGAGAATTGCTAAAGAGATGAATATGGATTATGAGGAATTAGGAGATATTGTTACTAGTAATACTCGTAAATTCTTTAAAATATGAAAAAAAAGAGTGTGGAATGGATGATTATTCATTTGAAAAACCATATAATGGAATTTCAAATGTTTCTTTAACATCCTTCATTACTTCTGGTATTTTAATGTGTTGTGGACATTCTTTTTCGCATAATCCACAGCTTATACAGTCAGAAGCTATTCCGTTACCTTCTATTTTTGAATAGTTAACGTATGCATTACCTACTGCTGTGAATATATCAACGTTTTCTATTTTTTGGTTATTATACCAGTCAAATAGTTTTGGTATGTTTATGTTTTTAGGACATGCATTTATGCAGTATTTGCATTTTGTGCATGGTACTGTTATTTGACTGTTGATTATTTTTACTACTTTGTCTATTATTTCTTGTTGTTCATCTGTGATTGGTTCGAAGTTTTCGAATATTTCTATGTTTTCTTCCATTTGTTCTAGACTACTTGCTCCACTGAGTACCATGAACACACCTTCTAAGCTTGCATCATATTTGAGTGCCCATGCGACTGGTTTATCATCATTGTATTGTTCCATTAGTTTTTGTGCTTCTTCTGGTAGGTTTGCTAGGAATCCTCCTTTTAGTGGTTCCATTATGACTATTGGAAGTTCATATTTTCTTGCTACTTCGTAACATTTTCTTGCTTCTACTCCTTCATTTTCCCAGTCCAGGTAGTTGATTTGTAGTTGGATAAATTCCATTTCTGGATATTTTTTGAGTAGGTTTTCTATGTATTCTGCATTTGCGTGTGATGATAGTCCTAGATGTTTTATTTTTCCTTCTTTTTTCTTTTGTATTGCAAATTCGAATGAGTTTACTCCGATGAATCCTGCTTCTGAGAATCCGCTTGCGTTGTGTAGTAGGTAGTAGTCGAAATAGTCTACTCCGCATCTTTTTAGTTGTTCCTGGAATATTGGTTCTAATTCTTCTTCTTTGGTTATTGCGAATAGTGGTAGTTTATCTGCTATTACAAATGAATCTCGTGGGTATCTTTCTACTACTGCTTTTCTTAATGCTACTTCACTGTTTCCATCATGGTATGGGTATGCTGTGTCGAAATATGTGTATCCTGCTTCTATAAATTTATCTGCCATTTTATTTACTTGTTCTTGGTCAACATTGCTAAAATCGTTTTTGTCTGTTTGTGGTAGTCTCATCATTCCGAATCCCATTTTTTTCATAATATAACTCCTTATTTTTTTTGTCATGTTTTTTTTTGATAGATTTATTTTTTTTTGTAGTAGTATGATTTGTTTTAATCGTTTCTTGATTAATTTTTATTTGTATTATTTTTTTTTAATTTTTGTTGTTTTTTATATATTTTACATGTTATTTATGCATATACTATTTGTTTTATATGTTTATATTTGTATTTAGTGTAATATTAATTTTTGTTTATCAAAAATTATAAATAGTCATTAATATAGATTATTTATTAGTCATTGTATAATATGACTAGTTATTTTTTATAAAATATATAGGAGTTATAAAGTTAAATAATGAGTTTTAATAAATATTTAAAAATATTAATACTTTTAACATTATTATTAATACTAAATAATGCCATATACGCAACAGACACAGAAAACACAACAACCCCCAAGGAAACAAACACAGAAAAAACAGAAATAAGCAATGTGAACACATATAATAACCTACGAGATACAATAACAAAAATAAAATCATCAAACACTACAAATCATGAAATAAACCTAAAACAAAACACATACAAATTAACAAACATATTCACAAATGACTTATATTCAACAACACCCCATAACATAACAATCAACGGAAACCATTCAATAATCGACGGACAAAACAAATACAGTTTCCTAAGAAACCCATTAAACGCAGTCCTAACTATAAACAATCTCACAATATTAAACACAAAAAGTGAATTCGGACCCGCACTAACAAATTCAGGCATGCTAATACTAGAAAATGTGAAATTCGAAAACAACAGAGGACACACTATAAAACCAACACTAGGTGGAGGAGCAATATATACAGACAGTTCACTTTACATTAAAAACTGTTCTTTCAAGAACAATGGAGAACATATCGATGGAAGCACAATATACATCAATGAAAACCCTGATCAAAATAATGTAATTAATATAATCAATTGCACATTCCAAAACAACACCTCCCTCCAAGGATCTACAATAAAATTATTAGGACAAACAATAACAAACATCCAAAATTCCACCTTCATAAATGAAAATGCAAACGATTCAATCATCAAAAATACACTATCCCAACTAAACATAACAAACTGTTCCTTTATAAACGAAAATTCAAGCAACATAATAAACAACGATAACAAATGCAACATTAACAACATCCTCATATATGACAACAACATAAACAATACAATTCTAACTAACAGGAATATTGTTCTGAATAATTCAAAAATATACAATAACAAAGTTAACACAATACTAAAATATTGCAACAATGCCACTATAGAAAATACCAGTATTTACAGCAATTACATTAATAAAACATTAATCCACAGTAGTTATAATGAAAATAATACTGAAATATTCTTATTCAAATCTAGAAACATGACAATACTAGACAATACTGCAAACAGAACCTGTGGAATAAAAAATGAGTATGAAAATTCCAGAATAATTATAGAAGAATCCCTCTTTAAAAATAATACCTCCTTACTAGATGAGGGAATATTATATGATTTTAATGGAAATGTGCATGTAAAAAATACTAAATTTTTTAACAATACAGCAGAGGACTTATTTAAAGGAAGCACAACTGTTTTCCAGGAAGTGACTGGTAACGAGTATAAAGGAAACTATCTGAAAATATACCTGAATAATTCCTTAGGAACAAATGAAAATAATTTTGTTATCAGTGGCCGTTTAGAAACTGATAAGATATATAATACAAGTGTTAAATCAGGAAAATTATATTTATATCAAAATAATAGCAAATTATGTGAAGAAGAAGTATTAAAACCGGAATTTATCATAGAATACCCGTATAACAAAGAATTAAGGAACATAATATTAAACTATGATGGAGTAACTGACTTTAGAAATAAGACATCACCTATTGATTTATCATACCTTGATGAGAAATACACCCTTGAAATTACCAATATAACAAAATCATTCATATATGGAGACCATATTACCTTTAACATGGAGATTAAGAACACAGGAAATGTCAAGGTTAAGAATATCATATTAAATAATGTATTGCCAAATGAATTAACTTATATTAATTCAACTGATAAATTCGATAAGGAAAATAACACTCTTCATCTGAGTTTGTTAGAGGTTAATGAAAACAGGAGCATTACATTTTATTTACTTCCAAATAGGTATGAAGATTTGAATTTAGAATTCAATATATACAGTAGAAAAGAGAATAAAACTTACACATTCCTTGAAGATATAGTCTTTATTAAACCAGAAATCAAGATTAATACTTTTATTTCACACCCTGGTGATGTGACTAATATCAGTGCCACCATTAATAATTACAACAAAAGCAGCATAGACAATATTCATGTAATATTCAATTATAAGGAAATTAAGAACTTTACATGTAGTTTTAAAGATAATTATTTAATTATTGAAAATTATAAACTAAGTGAATCGTTAACAAAGAAAAAATATATGTTAAAAATAATCTGTGACAACGATAACCTAGAAGAATTCTCTGACACAACATTAGTATCAGTGATTAAATACAACACTCATAGTTTTATGAGTTGTAATATTTCCAATAGCTATATGAATTTAAGTGTAAATGTTGTTGATGAAAATGATAATAATGTTAATGCTGGTTCAGTTGCATTAAAAGTTAATGGTAAAACCGTGAAAATATTGAAAGTAAAGAATGGTATGGTAGTTTTAGAAAATTATAAGTTAAAAAGTAATTATAATAATAAATACGATATTTCATTAACATTTACTGGAAATAATAAGTATAATTTACATTACAACAATATTACTGTGAAAGAATCTAAGAAAACAGTTCATTTTATCATAGACTATACTATTACGGATAAGTTATATTTATCTGTCAAGATGCTTGGGGATAATAATGTTTTACCTGAGAGTGGATTAGTTGCCATTAAGATTAATGATAAGACAATTCTTCCCAAGATGGATGTTAATGAAAGTTATAACATAGTGTATAATATTACTGAAATTCCATGTGTTAACAGTATTAGTGCTTGTTATTATGGAAATGAGAATTTTTTAGAAGCAAGAAAAACTATTACAGTTTAGAATAATATTTTTTTAGAGTATATTTTTCATATACTCTTTAAATTTTTGAAAAGGTATAAATATTGATTAAACAAATATTCAAACAAAGGAGTGTATAATTATGATTATTGTAAATGCAACTTTTGAACCAAAAGAAGGAAAATTAGATGAAATTCTTGAAAAAGCAGAACCTTTAATAAATGCTTCAAAAACTCATGAAGGAAATATTAGTTATAACTTGTATAAAAATGTACAGGATAATTCATTAACTTTTGTTGAACAATGGCAGTCATCTGAAGCTTTACAGAAACATATGAAAACAGAAGAGTTCTTATTGTTTGGTCAGGAAACAAAGGATTTATTTGCTAAAGATTTAGAAATAAAAATTTATACTGCAGAATTACTTACTGATGAATCTGCAGCTAAATAAATTATTAATACATATCATCCAATACCATTTCTCTTTTTATTCTTTTAATTATTTCAGACACTGTTTTTGTATCCATGTTTGGATCTTCAATATATGCTTTTACTTTAACATCTACTCCTGATGTTGTGATGTTTTTTATCATTATAAGATATTTTGGTTCTTTTAATATTGAAGGGGTATCGTCTAGTATTTTTTCTAATTGGGATATTTTTTCGTCAAAATTGTATCGGTTAAGTATTGTTACATTAAAGTATATTGCATAGTATCCATTTCTTGTATGATTGATGAATGGTTTGGTTGTGAATAATACGTTTGGTACTACCATGTATTTTTTCTTGTATAATAATTCTACTGATTTGAATCCTATTTTTTGTACAATTCCTTTATGGCCGTCTATCTCAATCATATCTCCTACGACAAATCTTTTTTCTAGGATTATTATTGCTCCTGAGATTACGTTGCTTAGTGTGTCTTTTGCGGCTAGTGTTACTGCTAGGCTCACTATTCCTACACTTACCAATAATGAATGAATATCAATTCCCAATACATCTAATATTCCAAGTATTATTATTAGAAATGTTAAATATCTTAGTATTTTTGATAATATTTCTAAAGAGCCTTTTGATACTGAATTATATGATTTATATTTTTGTATTGTCTTGTTAATTATTGTGAATATTATTATTGGTATAATGATTGCTAAAGCTACCTTTATAACAAGAAGTATTCCTGAATATAATTCTGGATATTGGTCTAGTATCATATATGTTAGCCTCATAATTGGTTATGATTATTTATCATGTTGAAATTACTAAAATATTTGTATTTAAAAATTAATAAATAATAGTATTAACTGATTTTTAATGAAAAT
It encodes:
- a CDS encoding methanogenesis marker 8 protein, with product MVKDKHVIEALGKAEVIIENGEITSVSEPVIDYCPIFGKYHNIKQITREDIRKNIQYRIDDFGMCTKDRILKMDDMLSVGISEILRSNVEIGNIDCVVGACDGAGTVLMTDPDIVQGVGGRVSGLVSTTPIPEIIEGLGSENVLNPETAELNQIKGLKMAVERGFKNIAVTVIPSVIVHEIREYEVPDDVNVYIFVAHTTGTTRQEAESIFEDADIITGCASKAILDVAQSKKPYYYGESVPIFAVTESGRKFLDDRLRHVNKSLSVNEYPLDLDKKPKPLI
- the albA gene encoding DNA-binding protein Alba, whose protein sequence is MSENLSFTQELRKLGLIADANNNNTTSNNADKVTEKTSASKIENKTTAPLKDNKSTEEKVEKRSFDFNDSIMYIGKKPTMNYVLSINTRMLEGLDKVTVKSRGKNISKAVDVAEIVTNRFITDANDDDVKLSTEEIFREDGTSTNVSTIEIVIQRN
- a CDS encoding MBL fold metallo-hydrolase — protein: MELIMLGTGNASVLNCYNSCFLLKDDNNLILVDGGGGSGIFNQLDKVGINWKQIQNIIVTHKHMDHLIGVLWIVRMFCQHTNRNEHEGTLNIYSHNEVIFLIRDFIEKFLEKKDLQLLNKSLFLIEVKDGESRNIFNKEVTFFDVCSNKAKQYGFKINYEENKNLTCCGDEPYNKINEKHVKNSDWLIHEAFCLKSEEKLFKAYEKNHSTVADACRVAEELGIKNLVLYHTEDKNIKNRKELYLSEGKKIFKGNLYVPYDLEEISI
- a CDS encoding stage II sporulation protein M; translated protein: MDENNSTQRLTSDKHNIIYFTNNENVKEEQEGVQTSPKKIEATRYIAPVIISILIYSICAWATKAGFVEILDLELPFLIILTLILTESVIQGFAKYSYPLYVLAGIIVYSVSKNYALFIIIALTGVLVSRCLEEIYYNRYDYPNMNDDDFNIKSFVSRIKYHILLSLLLFVIFLILGYFYPGVFQPLVMPSVENLHNGVQEGTVKLETIPLFINNFSVAANMILSGFYLSTYTVYLLVFNALFIGFSGAITNIKYFLAFTLPHGIIELFAIILSCAAGLRITHALLVLLNGIKLNMENKSEIFADACNNFVKMFIDVAILIILIVIMLLVAAFIEANLTITIGTFLYNF
- a CDS encoding TatD family hydrolase, which gives rise to MELIDIGLNLMHKSYDKDRLDVLREARKVGVTKSIITGSSIRSSISAVEYARGNSCVYATCGVHPHDAKTCDENTIDTLRKLAEEDCVVAIGECGLDYNRNFSPQPVQRKWFEKQIELAEELDMPLFLHDRESYDDFAKIMRKHSKVASRSVVHCFTGTKYEAEDYLDLGCYIGVTGWICDERRNDELLKAIKVIPPERLMIETDGPFLLPRDLSPKPKKNRNDPKYLPHILKRIAKEMNMDYEELGDIVTSNTRKFFKI
- a CDS encoding aldo/keto reductase — translated: MKKMGFGMMRLPQTDKNDFSNVDQEQVNKMADKFIEAGYTYFDTAYPYHDGNSEVALRKAVVERYPRDSFVIADKLPLFAITKEEELEPIFQEQLKRCGVDYFDYYLLHNASGFSEAGFIGVNSFEFAIQKKKEGKIKHLGLSSHANAEYIENLLKKYPEMEFIQLQINYLDWENEGVEARKCYEVARKYELPIVIMEPLKGGFLANLPEEAQKLMEQYNDDKPVAWALKYDASLEGVFMVLSGASSLEQMEENIEIFENFEPITDEQQEIIDKVVKIINSQITVPCTKCKYCINACPKNINIPKLFDWYNNQKIENVDIFTAVGNAYVNYSKIEGNGIASDCISCGLCEKECPQHIKIPEVMKDVKETFEIPLYGFSNE
- a CDS encoding putative quinol monooxygenase — protein: MIIVNATFEPKEGKLDEILEKAEPLINASKTHEGNISYNLYKNVQDNSLTFVEQWQSSEALQKHMKTEEFLLFGQETKDLFAKDLEIKIYTAELLTDESAAK
- a CDS encoding mechanosensitive ion channel family protein; this encodes MILDQYPELYSGILLVIKVALAIIIPIIIFTIINKTIQKYKSYNSVSKGSLEILSKILRYLTFLIIILGILDVLGIDIHSLLVSVGIVSLAVTLAAKDTLSNVISGAIIILEKRFVVGDMIEIDGHKGIVQKIGFKSVELLYKKKYMVVPNVLFTTKPFINHTRNGYYAIYFNVTILNRYNFDEKISQLEKILDDTPSILKEPKYLIMIKNITTSGVDVKVKAYIEDPNMDTKTVSEIIKRIKREMVLDDMY